The region TTTTCTAAAATTGTGACTGTGTTGAGAATCTCTGTTCGTCGCGAATTAACCACTTCAATTGCCTCATCCTCACTAATCTCTATAATCTCTTTTGCCCCAGCTTTTTTTTACTCTCCACTTCAGCGTATTCTTATCCTGCCAGGTGCCAAATTTGGTGGTGGACCCTCCTCTGATGCTTCCAAACAGTCTGGTATTAAATGAATCATCGTTCTTGAACTCAAACCAGTAATCCATCGGTTGATTACCGGAGACATTGTAGGGAAGTTCTCGAAGCAGTTCTGGACCACTCATTTTCGCTAATCTCTCCGGCCCAAAGCGCTCCTTGAATGTTTCTCGCTGCTTCCTGACATTGTCGGCATCCGGTAGAATAAATGAATTGCCGAGTTCCTTTTCAAAATACTGATTCAAAAGATCTTTGACTCACTCACTCAATATTGGCTCCGTTGAAATCGTAGAGATTGTTCTTAAACGAATTTCATTCTGAAAATTCTGTTCTTGCCGGGATCAAGTTGGTGGGATTGATTGAGGTTCTACTTCATCGCAGAGTAACTGTAAATTATTCCGTGATTCAGTTAGGTTCAGAATCCAATTGGAGCATCGTGAGCAATTGAACTGCACTATTGATTGACGACTGATTTCAGGGATTTTTCGACCCTGCTGGTACTGTTGTTACGTGACATATTTGCACATCACAGGTAGTGCTCAGAGGTGAGCTTTACCCCAACTCGACTCAGATTCAAAACTCTGGTTACTGAATAGCTGGCACTTGCATCACTGTTTCCAGTACTGCTAGTGAAACGCAGACTCCCACTATGCCGAATGTCCAGAGTCCAATAATTAGATTGGTATGATCAGCTTGTCCAAACTGCATGATTCCTCTTTTGGATTGGTTGAAGGATGCAATGTGATGGTGCTTCCAAGTATGTCAACCATTTGAATAGACTCGGAGGATAGCGAGGGGAAAGTCCAGAAACCAAGTGATTCCCAGCTATTTTTTTGGTTGATGAAATTAACTGAAGATTACCAACATGAATTCATTTGAATTGTAAAACATCTTTATTTCAGGAACACAGCTAAGAAAAGTAGATCAGGATGCTGTCACTGCTCACTGTTGTGGAGTAGGTTTTAATAGGAACAGAAGCTGGACCCTGAAGAACACTCCCATCCTTACCAAATCGACTGTTGTGGCAAGCACAAACATAATTATTCCCAACGACGCAACCTAGATGTGTGCAGTAGCGGCTTACTACATCTACTGAATCTTGACTGGTTCGATTTACTAGTACACCTGGACTGGGTATGCCGTTGACACCATTGAATGCCAACGAACCACCAGGATTCGCTAAGACACTGTAATTACTGTCAGTAGTATCAATTATCAAATCAACATTAAAAGAATTGTTTTCATTTTCAGCATCACTAATGGAGTTGTCTGAATCTGCCTCAACTGTTGCATTGTTACTAACTTCTGAGCTTTCACTCGAATCTGCATCTGAAGATTCACTTGCATTTCCAGTATCATCAATCGAGCTGTTTGAATCTGCCTCAACTGTTGCATTATCACTAATCTCTAAACCCTCATCTAAATCCACATCTGAGGAATTACTAACATTGTCAGATTCACCAACAGGAGTATCTGGCTCCAGGCCAACCGTAGCATTATCACTTTCACCCGATCCTCCACCTGAAGCAGAACAAGATACGAGTGAACCAACAGAGCCAATACTTAATCCTGC is a window of SAR324 cluster bacterium DNA encoding:
- a CDS encoding Rieske 2Fe-2S domain-containing protein, whose product is MGRSVFFQQTLLDFVQPQANCLASVFSTRRIRILLLTRKINLSYQNETTPQTSTAKKIAIAGLSIGSVGSLVSCSASGGGSGESDNATVGLEPDTPVGESDNVSNSSDVDLDEGLEISDNATVEADSNSSIDDTGNASESSDADSSESSEVSNNATVEADSDNSISDAENENNSFNVDLIIDTTDSNYSVLANPGGSLAFNGVNGIPSPGVLVNRTSQDSVDVVSRYCTHLGCVVGNNYVCACHNSRFGKDGSVLQGPASVPIKTYSTTVSSDSILIYFS